The nucleotide sequence TGGACAGCAGGGGATTCATGGGTGATTGCTCCTTTCGTTTCGGACGGTGAGCAGTTTCCCGTGAGACGAAGCGCTGATCAAGGGAAACGCGACGCCGGGAGCGCGCCGCGCGACGAGAGGAGCAGGGGGAGGGACGAAAGGAGCACTCAGGCAGGGGGGACGGGGCGTGACAGGGGGACGGGGATGATGTCACGCTCCCGGGATCTTTTCGAGCCCTTTTCGCGTCGAGGAGCGTGACATCATCCCCGTCCCCCTGTCACGCCCCTGCCGCGCCTTCCCCTACTCGTCGCGGGGGATGCGCGGCGCGACCGCGACGAGCGCGACGACGCTCGCGACGATCCATGCGAGCTGGCCGACTGCCGGCAGGATGGAACCGGGGGCGAGCAGCGTCCCCTCCGCCAGCGCGTAGACGAGCGCGAACCCGCCGCCGGTGGGCAGGAGGGGGAGGGCCTGGAACGTGGACTCGGCATACATGAAGAACAGGGGCACGATGCCGGTGGTTATGACGGGCAGGCTGGAGAAGCTCGCCGCCATCTGGTTGCGCGAGGCGAGGCCCAGCGCAAGCGACAACGCGGTGAGGGGAATGCTGGACGCCAGGGTGACCAACATGAAGGGGAGCATGCAATCGAAGGGGGCTCCCGACACCAGGAAGCACGCCGCCGCCACGAGCGCGGTCCACAGCGTGCTGACGATGCCGTGCGCGGCGAGCATCTGGGCGCGGCCGACGCCGGCCAGCTCCATCGTGCGCAGCGTGCGCTTCTCGCGCGCCTCGGCCATGGGGTAGACGGTCGTCGTGCCGGGCACCATGCTGGTGGAGAACAGCATGCCGGTCACGAGCAGGAACATGCGCGCGTCGTCGTGGGCGATGGGCTCGATGACGACGAAGCGGAACACGAGAAGGAACAGAGCGGGGAACAAACAACATGCGAGCAGCCCGGGGCTCTTCACCACGTTCATGAAGAATTTTCGCACGAGCGTACCTAAGATGCCCGGGCGGGCGGCGACCTGCTTCGCGTTCACCATCGGTAACGCTCCCTCATCTCCTCGGCACGCCCTTTCGCCAGAGGGATGGACGAGTGCGCGGCGTCGCTCAGCGTGAGGTTGAAGCTGTTGCGCGTGTAGCGCTCCACCTTCGCCACCTTCTGCACGTTCACGAGGAACGATCGGTGGCAGCGGAAGAACCCGGCGCGCGACAGCTCGCGCTCCAGCTCGTCCATCGTGCGCGGCGTTTGGTAGCGCTCGCCGCGCACCGAGAGGTACGTGGCCTTGTTCATGCTCTCGGCGAAGTCGATATCGCGGGGGTCGAACAGCAGCGTGGCCGTCTCGGTGTGCGCGGGGATCTTGAGCACGTGCACCTCGTCGCCCTCGTACGCGGGCTTCTCGCCGTCGGCCTCATCGCTGTCTTCGTCCTGGTCCACCGCGATGAAGCGGCCCTCTTCGTGCCAGCAGGCCACGCCGGGCATGAGCAGCGCCTCGCGCAGCGGCTCGACCGTGGTGACGAAGCGGCAGCCCTGCTCCATGCGCTCGGCGATCCAGGTGAGCGCAACGGCGCGCCCTTCGGCGTCGAGGTCGGACAGCGGGCGTTCGAGGAAGCACATCTCCGGCTCGAAGAGGCTCGCGCGCGCCAGGTTCACGAGTGCGAGCGCCGAGGGGGCGAGGCCGCCCATCTTGCGTTTCGCGACGCCGCGCAGGTTGAAGTGCGAGATGGCGTCCTCGTAATGCACCGAGCTGCGCGCGATGCTGCCGTAGAAGCGCAGGTGCGAGGCCACGGAGTCGCGCTCGAAGCCGCGGTCGGTTTCCAGGACGAACGCGCAGCGCTGCGTGCGGTAGCGGGCGCGCACGGCCGCCAGCAGGGCGGCGGACGTCTCGCGGCTGCATTCGATGTGCACGCTGCGGCCGTCGGCCACCAGCTCGTCGATGGAGGCGAATTCGGTCACCGGACGTTACTCCGCGCGCATCGCCGGGAGGATCTCGAGCCAGCAGCCGTCGGGGTCCTCGATGAAGTAGATGCCCATGCGCTCGTTCACGAAGCACACGCAGCCCATCTCCTCGTGCAGGGCGCGCGCGGCGTCGAGGTCGTCCACCTCGAAGGCCAGGTGCGTGTCGCGGCCGCCGTTGACGTAGGGCTCGGTGCGCCCGCGGTTCCAGGTGAGCTCCACCTGGAAGTCGGTCTCGTCGTTGCCGATGAACACGTTCTCCCACGACCCGTCCTCGGGCCCCATGCGCCGCTGCACCACGAGGCCCAGCGCGCGCTCGTAGAACGCGAGCGATGCGTTCAGGTCGAGGACGTGGATGCAACGGTGGATCATCTTCGCTTTCATGGCGGCTCCTTCCTCGGTGCGCCGTCGGGCAACGGGCGCGGTGCGTCTCGGCGACGGCTCCGTTGCGCGTCGGTTTCGGTTCGGCGACGGCGCTTCCATCGGAAGTATAAAGCAACGAGCGAGGTCGTTCGCGGCCAGCATGCGTTTCCATGCCGTCTCCGAACGTCGGGCGAAGGGGAATTCCCGCCGCCGACGCGGGGCAGCTGAAGAGAAGGACGTGGCAGGATGCAGGATGTGCAGGAGAACCCGGCGGCGGGCCCCACGGGGACGTGCCCGATGGGGCCCGTCGACGCGAGCGGGCTGGGGGAGCGGGAGGAAGCTCCGGAAGCCCCCTACTTGAGCGCGCGGGACCTCGAGCTCGAGACCTACGCCGGCTTCGTCTACCGCAACGTGGACCTCGACGTGTTCAAGGGCCGGGTCACGGCCGTGCGCGGGCGCAACGGCAGCGGCAAGTCGGCGCTTCTGCTCACGCTGGCGGGACGCATGAAGCCCACGGGCGGCACGCTCTCCGTCGGCGGCCTCGAACTCCCGCGCGAGCGCGCCAAGGCCGAGCGGCACGTGGGCCTGGGCCTGTTCAAGGGCCTGAACGACCTGCCGGAGAACCTGAGCGCCCGCTCCGCGGCCAAGGCCGAGTTCGACCTGCACGGCCTCTCCGCGCGCGACGGGGCCGTGGAGGAGCATCTGTGCTGGTGGGGCCTCGGCGACGTGGCGCGCGTGCGGGTGCGCGACCTCACGGCCGAGAAGCTCGCGCGCCTCGGCATCGCGCTCGCCTTCGTGGGGGACCCGGACGCGGCGGTGGTGGACGACGTCGAGGACCAGCTCACCCTGTCGCAGTCGCGCGGGCTCATGGAGCTGCTCGCGCGGGCGGCCCGCGAGCGCCATGCGGCCGTGGCGGTGGCGGTGGTGGAGCGCGACCTGGCCCGCATGGCCGATTCGTGCGCGTACCTGGCGAAGGAAGGGGAGTGACATGGCGTTCGAAGGCGTGCGCTTCGCGAGCCTGGAATGGCGAAACCTCGCGGCCTCGAAGGTGATGTGGGTGGTGATCGCGGCCATCGCGGTGATCCCGCTCCTCTACGGCGGGCTGTACCTGGCCGCGTTCCAGGACCCCTACGGACGCCTGTCCTCGCTGCCCGTGGCGGTGGCGAACGAGGACGCGGGGGCCGTGATCGCGGCCGAGCAGCGCAACCTCGGCGACGAGGTGGTCGACGAGCTCAAGCGCACCGACAACGGCCTGGGCTGGCACTTCGTGTCAGCCGACGAGGCCCGGGCGGGCCTTGCGGACGGCACCTACTTCATGGCGTGCATCATCCCCTCGGACTTCTCCGCCTCCGTGGCCTCGGTGGACGGCGACGCGCCGCGCCGGGCCCAGCTGAAGGTGGAGTACAACGAGAGCGAGAACATGCTGGCGTCCCAGATAGGCCAGACGGTGTGGCGGCAGGTGCGCACGCGCGTGAGCGACATGGTGGCCGAGCAGTACTGGACGACGGTGCTCGGCCGCGTGGCCGATTCGGGCAGGCAGATCGGCGCTGCCGCGGCGGGAGCGCGCGACCTGGAGGGCGGCCTGTCCGCCGCGCAGGACGGCACCCGCTCGATCGCGACGAACCTGGGCACGCTCAAGAACGGTGCCGTCGAGCTCGACGCGGGGCTCGGTACCCTGGCAGGCGGCGCGGTCGCGCTCGACGCGGGGCTCGGCACGTTGGTGGGAGGCACAGGCGCGCTCGAGGCAGGGGCGGGCTCGCTCGCGTCGGGCGCGAGCCGGGTGTCGGACGGCGCGTCGGAGCTGCGGGACGAGGGAGGCGCGCCGCTGGCCGCCGGCGCGCGCGAGCTGGCGGACGAGACGGCCGGGCTGCCGGCCCAGGCGGCGCGGTTGGACGACGGCGTGCAGGCCGTCGTGGGCAGCGTGGGCGAGCTGTCCGCGGCGCTCGGGACGGACAGCGAACCGCAGACGCTCGTCGGCGGGTCGGCCGCCCTCGCCTCCGGGCTCGAGGAGCTGGCGGATCCGCAGACGGGCGCCCCTGCCTTGGCCCAGGGCGTGGAGGAGCTCTCCGGTGCGCTCGGCACGCTGCAGGACGGTGCGTCAGCGGCGAGCGCGGCGCTCGCGGGCGTGGACACGGAGGCCGTGCTGGCAAGCGACATGACGCCGGAGCAGAAGGAGGCCCTGCTCACGTCCCTCGGCACGGCGCGGGCCTACCTCGACGGGGCCGAGGGGCGCGCGGGCGTGGTCGACGGGCTCGCGCAGGCGAAGGGGGAGGTGGACGGCGCGCTTCTGCCCGGTGCGCTCAAGGCCGCCGACGCCGCATCGGAGCTTTCGGCGGGCGCGCGCACCTTGCACGAGGGGCTGGTGCGGACGCGCGACGAGCTGGCGTCGCAAGCTTCTGACCTGCAGGCGCTCTCCGCGGGTGCGGCGGCCCTCGCCCAGGCGGCCCCCTCGCTCGTCGGCGGCATCGACCGCTTGAGCGCCGGCGCGCAGGATGTGAGCGCCAACCTGTCCGTTCTCGCCGCCGGGGTCGCCGACGCCGCGTCCGGCGCTGCGCGGCTCGACGCCGGCGCGGCCGAGGTCGCCTCGGGCGCGCGGTCGGCCAAGGACGGCGCAGGCGAGCTCGCCCAGGGCGCGCAGTCTGCGCAAGGCGGCGCGGGGCAGCTCGCCACTGGCGCGGGACAGCTGCGTGAGGGAACGGACCGCCTGGTCACGGGCCTGCACGAGGCAACGGAGGGCGAAGGCGAGCTGGCCTCCAAACTGGCTGCGGGCGCCGAGGAGGCCGCCGATCAGACTCGAAACATCCCCGCGAAGGCCGAGGCCATGAGCGATCCGGTGGAGCTCGGCAACGACTACTACACCTCGGTGAGGAACTACGGCACCGGCTTCGCCCCGTACTTCATGGCGCTGGGGCTCTGGGTGGGCAGCCTCGTGTCGGGCTTCGTGTTCAAGCCGCTCAACGGGCGCCTCCTGCTGGCGGGCGCGAACCCCGTCACGGCGGCGTTCGCGAACTACCTGCCCATGGCGGCGTTCGCCCTCGTGCAGGCGGCGCTGCTCATGGCGGTCATCCAGTTCGGGCTGCAGCTGCAGATAGGCAACGTGCCCGCCTTCTGGGGCATGGGCTTTCTCACCGCGCTCGTGTTCGCGGCCCTCATGCAGCTGCTGCTGGCGGCGTTCGGCTTCCCGGGGCGGTTCCTCGCCATCATCCTGCTCATGCTGCAGCTCACCACGAGCGCCGGCACCTTCCCCATCCAGACGACGCCCGCGTTCTTCCAGGCGGTGAACCCGTACCTGCCCATGACCTACGTGGTGGAGGCGCTGCGTCAGATCATGACCGGGCTCGACTACGGCGTGGTGGGTTTCGACTGCCTCGTGCTCGCAGGGTTCGGCGCGGCCGCCTTCGCGCTCACGAGCATCGTGGCCTGGCGCAAGCGCACCGTGCGCATGCAGGACCTCCACCCCGTGCTGAAGCTGGGGTGAGGGGGGGGGCGGTCCTGCGCTGCCGGGCCTCCCTGAAAACATGCGTTTATTGAGCGGATTCGGCTCCAGCCGGCCGTGAAAAAGAAGGGCGGGCTGCTCTTACCTTAGAATAGCGCTCGGAAAAGCGACGCGCGTGAGGAGCAGATTATGTGCGGAATCGTCGGATACACCGGAGCACGTCCCGTCAAGGACATCCTTATCGAGGGCCTGACCAGGCTCGAGTACCGCGGCTACGACTCGGCGGGCATCGCCGTCGAGCAGGACGGGGCGCTGCGCGTCGTGCACTGCAAAGGCAAGGTGAGCGGCCTCGCGCGCCTCGTCGAGCCCCTGGACCTCGCCGGCACCTGCGGCATCGGCCACACGCGCTGGGCCACGCACGGCCGCCCGAGCGAGGCGAACGCGCACCCCCACACCTCCTGCGACGGGCACGTGGCCGTCGTGCACAACGGCATCATCGAGAACTTCGCCGAGTTGCGCGAGGAGCTGGAGGCCCGCGGGCACGCGTTCTCGAGCGAGACCGACACCGAGGTCGTCGCGCACCTGGTGGAGGAGGCCTACGCGGAGAGCCGCGACCTCTTGGAGGCCGTCCGCGAGGCGACCGAGCGCCTGATCGGCGCGTACGCCGTCGCGGTCATCAGCGATCAGGAGCCCGGCACCGTCGTGGCGGCGCGCAAGGACTCGCCGCTCGTGGTGGGCCTCGCCGACGACGGGGCGTACGTGGCCTCCGACATCATCGCCATGATCGACGCCACGCGAGACGTGGCCGTGCTCGCCGACGGCGACTTCGCCAAGCTCGAGCCCTCGGGCGCGACGTTCTTCAACGTGCGCGGCGAGGCCTACGAGCCCGAGGTCACGCACGTCGATTGGGACCTCGACGTGGCGGAGAAGGGCGGCTACCCCGACTTCATGATGAAGGAGATCCACGAGCAGCCGCGCGTCATACGCGACACGCTGGCCGGCCGTTTGGTGAACGGCGCGCTGTCCATCGACGAGCTGGACCTCTCGCCCGAGGAGCTCAACCTCATCGACCGCGTGTGCGTCATCGCGTGCGGCACGTCCTACCACGCCGGCCTCATCGCGAAGAACCTCATCGAGGGCTGGGCGCGCATCCCCTGCGAGGTGGAGGCGGCCAGCGAGTTCCGCTACCGCAACCCCATCATCACGCCGTCCACCCTGGTGGTGGCCGTGTCGCAGTCGGGCGAGACCGCCGACACGCTGGCGGCCATCCGCGACGCGCGCGTGAAGGGAGCCAAGGTGTTCGGCATCACGAACGTGGTGGGCTCTCCCGTGGCGCGCGAGAGCGACGGCGTGATCTACACGAAGGCCAACAAGGAGATAGCCGTGGCCTCCACGAAATCGTTCTTGGGCCAGGTGGTGTCGCTCACGCTGCTGGCCATGCTGCTCGCCCAGGCCAAGGGCAAGCTCAAGACGAACCAGGTGCACCTGCTGTTCCACGAGCTGGCCGACACGGCCGAGCAGGTGGAGCGCATCCTGGCCGACACCGCCGCCATCACGCAAGCGGCGCGCGCGTGCAAGGACGCCTCGAGCGCGCTGTTCGTCGGGCGCGGCATGGGCGCCGCCATCGCGTGCGAGGGCGCGCTCAAGCTCAAGGAGATCAGCTACCTGCACGCCGAGGCCTACCCGGCCGGCGAGATGAAGCACGGCCCCATCGCGCTCATCGACGAGGGCTTCCCCGTGATCGCGGTGGCCACGAAGAGCCCCGTGTACGACAAGCTCGTGTCGAACCTGCAGGAGGCGAAGGCCCGCGGCGCGATGATCGTGGCTGTCGCCACCGAGGGCGACGAGGACATTCGCGCGCACGCCGACCATGTCGTCTACATCCCGAAGGTGCGCGACGCGTTCTCGGCCGTCACGGCCAGCGTGCCGCTGCAGCTGTTCGCGCGAGCCATCGCCGTCGAGCGCGGCTGCGACGTGGACCAGCCCCGCAACCTGGCGAAATCGGTTACGGTGGAGTAGCTTTTCGACCTGCGGGTCCGCGGAAGGGGCCGGCGACGCCCAGTCGCCCGGGCAGTCCTCGCTTCGCTGCGGAACTCGCTTGGCGGACGTCGCCGGCCCCTTCCGCTCCAAGCGGGGCGGGGCTTCGACTGAAGGGTCGCCGGGTTGCGGCATGGAGGGAAGAGAGAGGAATTACCTGTGAGCGATACTGAGTTGGACGAGGCGTTCCCCGCGGCCGAGGGGCAGGTGGGGCTGGGCGTGGACATCGTGGAGATCGCGCGGGTGAGGCGCATCCTCGAGCGCACGCCGAGCTTCCGCGAGCGCGTGTTCTCGGAGGAGGAGCGCGCCTACTGCGACGCGACGGCGAACCCGGAGGTGCACTACGCCACGCGCTTCGCGGCGAAGGAGGCGGTGGTGAAGGCGCTCGGCACCGGCTTTACGCGCGGCATCGGCGTGCGCGACATCGAGGTGCGCCGCAACGCCAAGGGGCGGCCCTCCGTGGTGCTGTCGGGACGGGCGAAGGAGGTCGCGGCCGAGCAGGGCGTGCGGGAGCTTCCGCTGTCGCTTTCGTTCACGCACACCGACGCCGTGGCCTGCGCCATGGCCATCACCGAGGACTCGCTGCGCGCCGCCGAGAAGCGCGTGGACCCCATGGAGGAGCTCTCGCGCCAGTTCAAGGAGGCCCGCAGCCTGCTCGACGAGATGGACGCCCCGCCGGCCGCGCCGGCGGGCGCGGCCTCTGGCACGCCTGGCCGGTAGGACGTCGCCGCAGAGGACTGTCGGCGGGGGCGCGGCGGCAAGGCGGGCGACTGCCGAACGGTGCACCGGGGCATCCGCTTTCCCCTTTTACCGTGGGGATGCATTGAACTTGTGCGGCGAACCCATTATGTTGGATCAAGGCACGAGAGAGCGGCGGAGAGGCGAAGAGGTGAGCGCATGGCGCCAGGAAACGGTTCGCAAGGCAGGCACGCAGGCAACGACGTGAAGGGCGAGGAGCCGTCGCGCGGTTTCCGTCCCGCGTCCGTCCCGCGTTCCGGCTCCGCTCCGCGGCGGCCGAAGCCCGGCCGCAAGGAGGGCATCATCGCCGCTTGCGCCGTGGCGGCCGTGCTGGTCGTCGTTTATCTGGCAGGCGCGTTCACGTTCATGGACCGCTTCATGCCCCGCACCACCGTCATGGGCGAGGACGTGTCGTTCAAGACGTCCGCCGAGGTGCAGGACCTGCTGGCCGACATCGCGAAGAGCTACGCGCTCGACGTGTCGGGGCAGGGGTTCTCGCTCAAGCTCACGTCCGCGGACATGGGCACCGGCATCAACGTCCAAAACGTGACGGACGCCATGCACGCCGACGCGAACCCTTGGGCCTGGCCGGTGGAGGTGTTCGGCTCGCGCGACGAGACCGACAAGCTGGCCACCTCGAACGGAAAGCTGGAGCAGGCCGTGCGCACCGCCGTCGACGCGTTCAACGAGGGAGCCGTCCCGCCGCGCAACGCCGGGCTCGACTACGACGCGGGCAGCTCGTCGTTCGTGGTGCGCACCGAGACGGCGGGCACGGCGCTCGATGCCGACCAGGTGCTCGAGGCCGTGAGCGCGGCCGTCGCCACTCTCGCGCCTTCTGCGACGCTCGGCGAGGACGCGCTGCAAAAGCCCACGCTCTTCGCCGACGACACGCGCTTGGCGAAAGCCGCCGACGACGCGAACGCCCTGCTCAAGGCCGACTTCAACCTGAAGCTTGCCGATACGGTCGTCGCGCGCGTGAACGCCGACCAGATAGCGGACTGGATGCGTCTGGGCGACGACGTGACCGTGGGAGTGGACGAGAGCCTGGTGGCGGTCTGGGTGCAGGACATCGCCTCGGCGTGCAACACCTACCAGGCGCGGCGCACATTCACGCGCGCCGACGGCAAGGAGGTCACCGTGTCGGGCGG is from Gordonibacter urolithinfaciens and encodes:
- a CDS encoding YhgE/Pip domain-containing protein; protein product: MAFEGVRFASLEWRNLAASKVMWVVIAAIAVIPLLYGGLYLAAFQDPYGRLSSLPVAVANEDAGAVIAAEQRNLGDEVVDELKRTDNGLGWHFVSADEARAGLADGTYFMACIIPSDFSASVASVDGDAPRRAQLKVEYNESENMLASQIGQTVWRQVRTRVSDMVAEQYWTTVLGRVADSGRQIGAAAAGARDLEGGLSAAQDGTRSIATNLGTLKNGAVELDAGLGTLAGGAVALDAGLGTLVGGTGALEAGAGSLASGASRVSDGASELRDEGGAPLAAGARELADETAGLPAQAARLDDGVQAVVGSVGELSAALGTDSEPQTLVGGSAALASGLEELADPQTGAPALAQGVEELSGALGTLQDGASAASAALAGVDTEAVLASDMTPEQKEALLTSLGTARAYLDGAEGRAGVVDGLAQAKGEVDGALLPGALKAADAASELSAGARTLHEGLVRTRDELASQASDLQALSAGAAALAQAAPSLVGGIDRLSAGAQDVSANLSVLAAGVADAASGAARLDAGAAEVASGARSAKDGAGELAQGAQSAQGGAGQLATGAGQLREGTDRLVTGLHEATEGEGELASKLAAGAEEAADQTRNIPAKAEAMSDPVELGNDYYTSVRNYGTGFAPYFMALGLWVGSLVSGFVFKPLNGRLLLAGANPVTAAFANYLPMAAFALVQAALLMAVIQFGLQLQIGNVPAFWGMGFLTALVFAALMQLLLAAFGFPGRFLAIILLMLQLTTSAGTFPIQTTPAFFQAVNPYLPMTYVVEALRQIMTGLDYGVVGFDCLVLAGFGAAAFALTSIVAWRKRTVRMQDLHPVLKLG
- a CDS encoding L,D-transpeptidase family protein, coding for MAPGNGSQGRHAGNDVKGEEPSRGFRPASVPRSGSAPRRPKPGRKEGIIAACAVAAVLVVVYLAGAFTFMDRFMPRTTVMGEDVSFKTSAEVQDLLADIAKSYALDVSGQGFSLKLTSADMGTGINVQNVTDAMHADANPWAWPVEVFGSRDETDKLATSNGKLEQAVRTAVDAFNEGAVPPRNAGLDYDAGSSSFVVRTETAGTALDADQVLEAVSAAVATLAPSATLGEDALQKPTLFADDTRLAKAADDANALLKADFNLKLADTVVARVNADQIADWMRLGDDVTVGVDESLVAVWVQDIASACNTYQARRTFTRADGKEVTVSGGVYGWIVDKDQLKKTVMDGVRSAQAGDVAIPCEQEAGAYDGLHGRDWGKRYLDIDLAEQHARFYGDDGSLAWESDIVSGTPDGEHDTPEGVYVINGKESPSKLIGQMEPETGKPEYQTEVKAWMPFVENYIGLHDADWQPAFGGSRYASGSGSHGCVNLPVEKATALYDLIATGDVVVCHW
- a CDS encoding ATP-binding cassette domain-containing protein, with the protein product MQDVQENPAAGPTGTCPMGPVDASGLGEREEAPEAPYLSARDLELETYAGFVYRNVDLDVFKGRVTAVRGRNGSGKSALLLTLAGRMKPTGGTLSVGGLELPRERAKAERHVGLGLFKGLNDLPENLSARSAAKAEFDLHGLSARDGAVEEHLCWWGLGDVARVRVRDLTAEKLARLGIALAFVGDPDAAVVDDVEDQLTLSQSRGLMELLARAARERHAAVAVAVVERDLARMADSCAYLAKEGE
- a CDS encoding ABC transporter permease, with the protein product MVNAKQVAARPGILGTLVRKFFMNVVKSPGLLACCLFPALFLLVFRFVVIEPIAHDDARMFLLVTGMLFSTSMVPGTTTVYPMAEAREKRTLRTMELAGVGRAQMLAAHGIVSTLWTALVAAACFLVSGAPFDCMLPFMLVTLASSIPLTALSLALGLASRNQMAASFSSLPVITTGIVPLFFMYAESTFQALPLLPTGGGFALVYALAEGTLLAPGSILPAVGQLAWIVASVVALVAVAPRIPRDE
- a CDS encoding LytTR family transcriptional regulator DNA-binding domain-containing protein, which produces MTEFASIDELVADGRSVHIECSRETSAALLAAVRARYRTQRCAFVLETDRGFERDSVASHLRFYGSIARSSVHYEDAISHFNLRGVAKRKMGGLAPSALALVNLARASLFEPEMCFLERPLSDLDAEGRAVALTWIAERMEQGCRFVTTVEPLREALLMPGVACWHEEGRFIAVDQDEDSDEADGEKPAYEGDEVHVLKIPAHTETATLLFDPRDIDFAESMNKATYLSVRGERYQTPRTMDELERELSRAGFFRCHRSFLVNVQKVAKVERYTRNSFNLTLSDAAHSSIPLAKGRAEEMRERYRW
- a CDS encoding VOC family protein; this translates as MKAKMIHRCIHVLDLNASLAFYERALGLVVQRRMGPEDGSWENVFIGNDETDFQVELTWNRGRTEPYVNGGRDTHLAFEVDDLDAARALHEEMGCVCFVNERMGIYFIEDPDGCWLEILPAMRAE
- the acpS gene encoding holo-ACP synthase, giving the protein MSDTELDEAFPAAEGQVGLGVDIVEIARVRRILERTPSFRERVFSEEERAYCDATANPEVHYATRFAAKEAVVKALGTGFTRGIGVRDIEVRRNAKGRPSVVLSGRAKEVAAEQGVRELPLSLSFTHTDAVACAMAITEDSLRAAEKRVDPMEELSRQFKEARSLLDEMDAPPAAPAGAASGTPGR
- the glmS gene encoding glutamine--fructose-6-phosphate transaminase (isomerizing), which encodes MCGIVGYTGARPVKDILIEGLTRLEYRGYDSAGIAVEQDGALRVVHCKGKVSGLARLVEPLDLAGTCGIGHTRWATHGRPSEANAHPHTSCDGHVAVVHNGIIENFAELREELEARGHAFSSETDTEVVAHLVEEAYAESRDLLEAVREATERLIGAYAVAVISDQEPGTVVAARKDSPLVVGLADDGAYVASDIIAMIDATRDVAVLADGDFAKLEPSGATFFNVRGEAYEPEVTHVDWDLDVAEKGGYPDFMMKEIHEQPRVIRDTLAGRLVNGALSIDELDLSPEELNLIDRVCVIACGTSYHAGLIAKNLIEGWARIPCEVEAASEFRYRNPIITPSTLVVAVSQSGETADTLAAIRDARVKGAKVFGITNVVGSPVARESDGVIYTKANKEIAVASTKSFLGQVVSLTLLAMLLAQAKGKLKTNQVHLLFHELADTAEQVERILADTAAITQAARACKDASSALFVGRGMGAAIACEGALKLKEISYLHAEAYPAGEMKHGPIALIDEGFPVIAVATKSPVYDKLVSNLQEAKARGAMIVAVATEGDEDIRAHADHVVYIPKVRDAFSAVTASVPLQLFARAIAVERGCDVDQPRNLAKSVTVE